TTGGTCAGCGCGTTGAAGAGGGTGGATTTGCCTACGTTTGGCAGGCCCACGATGCCTATGCTCAGTCCCATGATATCTCCTTCATTCCCGTCCCGTCAGCAGGGCCGCAAGCGTGGTCCCGTCAGGCGCAGGGAGCGACGCTCCTGCGCAGTGGATTCTTATGCCGGCTGGCGTCTGTATGGTGGGAATGGTTTGCGTGCGAATTGCCCGCGACCGTCTCCCGGTCGCAAGGTCGCGAACCCATAATATGATCGTCCCCATGACGCAAGACGAGATATGGCGTGGCAATTTCGGGGCGCAGACCCGTCGGGTGGGAGTTTGCGGTCGGGACACACCGGCAAAGTGGGAATAATCGTGGCCGTTTCCAAGGCACGGTGGAAAAAATCATTGTCACTTCCGCGGGATTGCCTCCCTGGTCCGCATGGAAGGATTTGAGCTTTCCCGCGAAGGAGTATAAGCCGCCCGTATCACGAATCGTGAGGGGGAAAATTATGAACGAATGCCGCATCAACCCATGCTGCCAGGACCTGAGCTCCTTCAAGGTCATGGACGTGCTGGAGCGGGCTTGCGCGCTGGAGAAGCAGGGCCGGGACATCGTGCACCTGCAGATCGGCGAGCCCGACTTCGACACGCCCGAGTGTGTCAAGGACGCCGCCTGCAAGGCCATCCGCGACGGGCGCTGCCAATATACCCATTCCCTGGGCATCATCGAACTGCGCGAGGCCATCTGCGCGCACTATCACGCCAAATACGGCGTCGAGGTTCATCCCGATCAGGTGCTTGTCACTTCGGGCACCTCGCCGTCCATGCTGCTGGCGTTTTCGCTCCTGCTCCAGCCCGGCGACCGGGTGCTGCTCTCGGACCCGAGCTATGCCTGCTATCCCAATTTCATCCGCTTCACCGGCGCGGTGGCGGATTTCGTGCCCGTGCGCGAAGAGGACGGCTTCCAGTTCCGCGTCGATCAGGTCAAGGCCCGCATGGCCGACGACGTGCGCGGCATTCTGGTCAATTCCCCGTCCAACCCCACCGGGACCCTGGTCAGCCCCGAGGTGTACTGCGGCCTGGCCGAACTCGGCGTGCCGCTCTTTTCCGACGAGATCTACCACGGGCTTGTCTATGAGGGGCAGGAGCATACGGCCCTTGAGTTCACGGACAACTGCTTTGTCTTCAACGGCTTTTCCAAGCTCTACGCCATGACCGGCTGGCGGCTCGGGTACGTCATCGCCCCCAAGGGCTACATGAAGCGGCTGCAGACCATGCAGCAGAATTTTTTCCTGTGCACCAGTTCCATTGCCCAGTGGGCCGGTGTGGCCGCCCTGACCCAGGCGGGGCCGGACGTAGAGCGCATGAAGGCCGTCTACGACCAGCGCCGCCGGTACATGATCGATCGCCTCAGGGAGCTGGGATTCGGCATCAAGGTCGAGCCCACGGGCGCATTCTACGTCTTTGCCAACGCGAAGAAATACACGGGCGACTCCATGCAGTTCACTTTCGACCTGCTGGAAAAGGCTGGTGTGGGTGTGGCTCCGGGCGTGGATTTCGGACCCGGCGGCGAGGGTTACATCCGTTTTTCCTACGCCAATTCCATCGAGAACATCGAAGAGGGCATGCTCCGTCTTGAAAAATATCTTGGAGGATTGAAATGAACATGGTCGAAGTGGCCCTGAACCAGCCCTGCTGTTCCGGATGCCTGGCCTGCGTTGAGCTGGCGCCGGAGATTTTCGCCTACGACGAAGACGCCCACGTGGCCATGATCCTGCAAAACCCCTGCGAAGAGGATCTGGCCCGCAAGGTCGTGTCCTACTGTCCGGACGACTGCATCGAGATCATCGAGTAGATGGCATTGAGAAAGAAGTGAAAAAGGGCGCTCCATTCGGGGCGCCCTCATTTTTTGCAGGCATGCCGCGCTCAGGCGGCGCTTCGCGGGTTGACTTCGCGTTCCAGTTTTTCACCAAGATTTTGCGCCGCGACTTCAAGTTCATAGTGTGATTGCAGGTTCATCCACGACTGCGGATCAACTCCAAAATAGCGACCGAGCCTTAGAGCCGTGTCCGCGCTGATGGCTCTTTTTCCGTGCACTATTTCATTGATGCGGCGAGGAGGAACGCTGATGGCCTTGGCCAGGGCATATTGGGTGATGGCCAGAGGTTTCATGAAATCCTCCAGCAGAATTTCCCCGGGATGGATGGGGTCTGGGATCAGGTTTTTCATGGTGCTTTCCTCCATTAATGATAATCCACGATTTCGACATCATGCGCATTGCCGTCCCGCCATATGAAACAGATGCGCCATTGTTCATTGATACGTATGCTGTGTTGTCCAGACCGGTCTCCTGACAGGCTTTCGAGTCGGTTGCCCGGAGGCACGCGAAGAAAGTTCAGTTCAACAGCCGCATGAAGTTGCAGAAGCTTGCGAAGGGAAACCCGCTGAATGTCAGGGGGAATTTTTCGCGAGGTTCGCTCACGGAAGAGTTTATCGGTTTCCTTGCATGCAAATGATACGATCATGAATGACTAATAACGCCTGGCGTTCATATTGGCAACACCGCTTGACTGCCCTGCCAGGTTTCTTATTGATTAACCTTATCATTTATTTGCGAATACAACCGGAGGCAGTCATGACCGCCATTTCCACCGATACCCTGGCCAATATCCAGTTCCGTCTGCACTGGGAGGAGCATGGAATTCGCCATGAGGACAGTTTTTTTGCCCAGAACGTGAACCTGTGGCGGGATGTATTTCCCGGCGGGCTTGAAAAGGAGATTCTGGGGATGACGGAGGGGGAGTCCCGTTTTGTCGACCTTCAGCCCGGAGTGCATGTGCCGGTGCGGGACATGCGGAAAGTCATGACGGTGCCGCGCAAGGCGTTCAAGGCTCCCGTTGGGGAGACCGTTATCGAGCCGCTGCAGGGCCGCTTCTATCCCCAGGGAGTGCTGCGCGGCCTGCCCGGAATCTACCCGCAGAACGTCCAGCCCTTTCGTGTCATCAATACCGGCACTGACACGCTGACCGTCGATCTGAATCATCCGCTGGCCGATCTGGAGGCGCGGCTCGAGATCACACCTCTTGCGGTCTGGCCCAAGCAGGCGGAATTCGGCGGGCAGTGCAAGGACTGGCTTTGCGCCCTGACCGACGGACCGGGGCTCAAGCGCAAAGCGGACAGGGGAACGGATTTCGGTCTCGACGCGCCTCTGGAAAAGCCGCTGGGTACGAGCGAAGCCGATTTCTACGCCACGCCTCGAAAGGTCGCTCATGTGGATAGCCAGGCGCTTGAAAACATCGGCAAGGTTTACGATCGCCTTTTGTCCGGCAGGAAAAGGATTCTGGACCTCATGGCCGGCTGGCAGTCGCATCTGCCGGATGGCGTCACGGCCACGGGTCTGGGCATGAACGAGGAGGAGATGAATGAAAATCCTGCCCTCTCGTCCCACGTGGTGCATGATCTCAATGCCGATCCGGTGCTGCCGTTTGCCGATGGCGCTTTTGACACCGTGATCTGCAGCCTGTCAGTGGAATACCTGACCCGGCCCCTTGAGGTCTTCGCCGAGATCGCCCGGGTGCTGGAGCCCGGCGGAGTGTGCGTCATGGTCTTTTCGCATCGCTGGTTCCCGGACCAGGCCGTGCGCATCTGGACCGAGCTGCATGAGTATGAGCGCGTATCCTTGGTCACGGAGTATTTTCGCCTCGGCGGAAGCTTCGGGGACGTGTCCACCCTGTCGGATCGCGGCTGGCCACGGCCCATGGATGCAAGGGACCGCTATTATCCCATGATCCAGCATTCCGATCCCGTGCATGCAGTGTGGGCTATGCGACGGTGATGTCCGCCTGAAACCGATGCGCAAACGAGAATGGCCGCTACCCCGAAAGGGAGCGGCCATTCTCGTTTGCAAGCCGGGAGGGCCGGCTATTTCATTTCCGCCAGACGCTCCTGGATGGCTTTCAGTTGCGACTGCAGGGCTTCAACCTGATTTTTGAGCGCCTGTTGTTCCGCGGCCGGATCAATGGCACCCTGCCGTGCGAAACGACCCTGCGGCGCTGTCGCGAAAAAGCGTCTTCCGCGGCCTCTGCCGCCGCAAAATCCGAATCCACCGCCGGTCGCATAGCCCGGCGTCCCGGAACCGGAACAATATCCGGCACCGCGTCCTGTCATGGAGCCCATACCCATGGGTCCCGTTCCGTTACCAGCTGGCATCGCAGACCTCCTTCCCGCTTCTGTGCGGGAACAGTTGTGTGAAAACTGTCCGTCATTTTTCCTCAAGGGCGAGGCGCATGTATTTGCCGAGTGCCTCGTGCAGCGTCGAGACGGCCAGAAAGGCGCAGTGATGGTGGTCCTCCGGGATCTGCCCGGCCCGGGCCAGGACCATGGCGTCGGTGATGTCGAAAAGTTCTTCGGCGGTTTTGCCCACAGCCATCTCCGCCGCCAGGGATCCACAGACCACGCTGGGGCCGCAGCCGTCCGTCTCAAAGGATGCCGCGCAGACCCTGTCCCCGTCGAATTTGAGCGAGATGGCCATGCTGTCGCCGCAGGAACCCTTGAGCTCCGCCGTGCCGTCGGCGTCGGGCATGGCTCCCATGTTGGGAGGGTTGACCCAGCGCTGATAGGCTTCCTCGCCCCAGGCCGCCCTGGTGTCCTCGTTTATAGTGTTCTGCATGGCCTTAATGATGCGGTCCAGATCGTCGCCCATGAGCAAAAACCTCTTTTGTGTTTATGTGAAGATTACCGGAACATAACGCAATTTTTTTGGGCGGCCCGGGCCAACCGCGTTTTCGCTTGCCGAAGGCAAAGCAACACTGATGCCATCACGGGGCTGCCTTGAAACGACACGTCGCAATGTCCGGCTGCATTGAAGAGCGCGGGGATTGCGGGGAGATTTGGCGTGCCCTGCGGGGCGATGCCGCAACCCAGGATGGAATGCACAGTAGCCCTTGCGCGACTCTCTTGCGCGTGTCGCAGGAAAGGGTGCTCAGGCTACAGGTGCCCGTCTCGCGATCAGGGCCTTGGCGCATCCGCTGGCCATGATTGCGGCGCAGCCCGTCAGTTGCAGGGGTGAGAGTGTCTCGCCGAAGAGCCACCACCCGAAACAGACCACGGCCAGGGGCTCAAAATAGGCCAGGGTGCCAAACGTCGCGGCGGGTAGCCGGCTCAAGGCGGCTACGGCGAAGGAGATGGCCAGAAAGCCGGGCACAAGCCCCGTGCCCAGAAGCCACAGTGTGTTCACGGCGGAGATCTCGGGGCGGGTGTTTAAAAAGAAGGGCAGCATGACCAGGGCTCCGGTCAGGAGTTGGTAAAAGGCGCGGTTCAGGACCGGGACGGAGGGCGGGATGCGGCGGTTCATGAGGATGAAGCCCGCGTAACAGAGCATGGCCAGCGCAGCCAGGCCAAGTCCCGCCGCATGGTTTGAGCCGTCTGCGAAATTAAGCCGGAACTTCATCATAGCCGCGAAGCCGAGCATGGCTAGGCTGATCAGCGACCAACCCGTAAGGCCGAGCCGTTCATTCATGAAAAAATGCGCGAAGACCGAAGCGGCCACCGGGGCCAGATAGACGAGCATGATGGCGTTGGCCATGGAGGTCAGGTTCATGGCCTGCACGTAGAAGATGATGAACCCGGCCAGGAGCGCGCCGTTGACGATCACGGGCCAGGTCGGCCAGCGCCTGAGCGTTCCGGCCTGAC
The window above is part of the Deltaproteobacteria bacterium HGW-Deltaproteobacteria-18 genome. Proteins encoded here:
- a CDS encoding aspartate aminotransferase, whose amino-acid sequence is MNECRINPCCQDLSSFKVMDVLERACALEKQGRDIVHLQIGEPDFDTPECVKDAACKAIRDGRCQYTHSLGIIELREAICAHYHAKYGVEVHPDQVLVTSGTSPSMLLAFSLLLQPGDRVLLSDPSYACYPNFIRFTGAVADFVPVREEDGFQFRVDQVKARMADDVRGILVNSPSNPTGTLVSPEVYCGLAELGVPLFSDEIYHGLVYEGQEHTALEFTDNCFVFNGFSKLYAMTGWRLGYVIAPKGYMKRLQTMQQNFFLCTSSIAQWAGVAALTQAGPDVERMKAVYDQRRRYMIDRLRELGFGIKVEPTGAFYVFANAKKYTGDSMQFTFDLLEKAGVGVAPGVDFGPGGEGYIRFSYANSIENIEEGMLRLEKYLGGLK
- a CDS encoding iron-sulfur cluster assembly scaffold protein, producing MGDDLDRIIKAMQNTINEDTRAAWGEEAYQRWVNPPNMGAMPDADGTAELKGSCGDSMAISLKFDGDRVCAASFETDGCGPSVVCGSLAAEMAVGKTAEELFDITDAMVLARAGQIPEDHHHCAFLAVSTLHEALGKYMRLALEEK
- a CDS encoding plasmid maintenance system killer, with amino-acid sequence MIVSFACKETDKLFRERTSRKIPPDIQRVSLRKLLQLHAAVELNFLRVPPGNRLESLSGDRSGQHSIRINEQWRICFIWRDGNAHDVEIVDYH
- the higA gene encoding addiction module antidote protein, HigA family, with translation MKNLIPDPIHPGEILLEDFMKPLAITQYALAKAISVPPRRINEIVHGKRAISADTALRLGRYFGVDPQSWMNLQSHYELEVAAQNLGEKLEREVNPRSAA
- a CDS encoding ferredoxin — protein: MNMVEVALNQPCCSGCLACVELAPEIFAYDEDAHVAMILQNPCEEDLARKVVSYCPDDCIEIIE
- a CDS encoding EamA family transporter, whose translation is MDTTGVTLAILSALFMGTIGVFSRITGLPAETITFFRLLLGAGFLAVFLLGTRQAGTLRRWPTWPVIVNGALLAGFIIFYVQAMNLTSMANAIMLVYLAPVAASVFAHFFMNERLGLTGWSLISLAMLGFAAMMKFRLNFADGSNHAAGLGLAALAMLCYAGFILMNRRIPPSVPVLNRAFYQLLTGALVMLPFFLNTRPEISAVNTLWLLGTGLVPGFLAISFAVAALSRLPAATFGTLAYFEPLAVVCFGWWLFGETLSPLQLTGCAAIMASGCAKALIARRAPVA